From the Caballeronia sp. LZ062 genome, one window contains:
- a CDS encoding DUF5074 domain-containing protein encodes MKRAKAEIIREYGPFPDVEGVHGVTFDGHAVWFAAGDTLNAFDPATGEPEATLHVPAHAGTAFDGEHLYQIAEDRIQKIDPRTGRVLSTIPAPGGGADSGLAWGEGTLWVGQYRERKIHQIDPANGNILRTIQSNRFVTGVTWVDGELWHATWEGDESELRHVDPATGQVIEQLDMPEGANVSGLESDGRDGFFCGGGRSATVRAVRRPKAR; translated from the coding sequence ATGAAACGCGCGAAAGCAGAAATCATCCGTGAATACGGGCCTTTTCCGGATGTGGAAGGCGTGCACGGCGTCACCTTCGACGGTCATGCCGTCTGGTTCGCGGCAGGCGATACGCTCAACGCATTCGATCCCGCAACCGGCGAGCCGGAAGCTACGCTGCACGTCCCGGCACATGCCGGCACGGCCTTCGACGGCGAGCATCTGTATCAGATCGCGGAGGACCGCATCCAGAAGATCGACCCGCGAACCGGCCGCGTGCTCTCGACCATTCCGGCGCCCGGCGGCGGCGCGGATTCGGGTCTCGCGTGGGGCGAAGGCACGCTGTGGGTCGGCCAATACCGGGAGCGCAAGATTCATCAGATCGATCCGGCAAACGGCAACATCCTGCGTACCATTCAATCGAACCGGTTCGTGACCGGCGTGACATGGGTCGACGGCGAGCTTTGGCACGCCACTTGGGAAGGCGACGAAAGCGAGCTTCGGCACGTCGATCCGGCCACGGGCCAGGTCATCGAACAGCTGGACATGCCTGAAGGCGCAAACGTTTCGGGGCTGGAATCGGACGGCAGGGACGGCTTCTTTTGCGGCGGCGGGCGCTCGGCCACCGTGCGTGCCGTGCGCCGGCCAAAGGCGCGATAG
- a CDS encoding helix-turn-helix domain-containing protein translates to MDSLMTAAARALAAGDPLGALNRVALRDDAPALALRGIAMAQLGDFARAKALLKRAARAFGAKEAVARARCVVAEAEIALASRELAWPAKALDRARATLEAHGDRINAAHARYLDVRRALLLGRIGEAEQRLGALDASALPPALRAAHELIAAGIAMRRLHANAARAALERARRAAQAAGIAALSAEVEHAWAMLDTPAARLIAKDGTRVLSLDDVETLFASNALVIDACRHRVCDTRTTISLATRPVLFALARMLGEASPGDVSRDELIARAFRMRHVDETHRARLRVEMGRLRTLLRPLADIRATRNGYALAPHVAPDVAVLAQPVDDEHAPLLACLADGEAWSSSALALALNASQRTVQRALETLAASGKVQSLGRGRARRWLAPPAPGFASALLLPADLASG, encoded by the coding sequence ATGGATTCGTTGATGACGGCGGCGGCGCGGGCGCTCGCAGCGGGCGATCCGCTCGGCGCATTGAACCGCGTGGCGCTGCGCGACGATGCGCCCGCGCTCGCGCTGCGCGGTATCGCCATGGCGCAGCTCGGTGACTTCGCGCGTGCGAAGGCGCTTCTCAAGCGCGCCGCCCGCGCGTTCGGGGCGAAGGAAGCCGTCGCACGCGCGAGATGCGTCGTCGCCGAGGCAGAGATCGCGCTCGCATCGCGCGAGCTTGCGTGGCCCGCCAAGGCGCTCGATCGCGCGCGCGCGACGCTCGAAGCGCATGGCGACCGCATCAACGCGGCGCACGCGCGCTATCTCGACGTGCGGCGCGCGCTATTGCTCGGGCGCATCGGCGAGGCGGAACAGCGACTCGGCGCGCTGGATGCGTCCGCGCTGCCGCCCGCGCTGCGCGCGGCGCACGAATTGATCGCGGCGGGCATCGCCATGCGCCGCTTGCACGCGAATGCGGCGCGCGCAGCGCTGGAACGCGCGAGGCGGGCCGCGCAAGCCGCGGGCATTGCCGCGCTGTCAGCGGAGGTCGAGCACGCGTGGGCCATGCTCGATACGCCTGCTGCGCGGCTCATCGCGAAAGACGGCACACGCGTGCTCTCGCTGGACGATGTCGAGACGCTGTTCGCATCGAACGCGCTTGTCATCGACGCCTGCCGCCACCGCGTATGCGATACACGAACTACGATCTCGCTCGCGACGCGCCCGGTGTTGTTCGCGCTTGCACGTATGCTCGGCGAAGCATCGCCCGGCGACGTGTCGCGCGATGAATTGATTGCGCGCGCTTTCCGCATGCGCCACGTTGACGAGACGCACCGTGCGCGGCTGCGCGTCGAGATGGGGCGCTTGCGCACGCTGCTGCGCCCGCTCGCCGATATTCGCGCCACGCGCAACGGCTACGCGCTCGCGCCGCATGTCGCGCCGGATGTGGCCGTGCTCGCGCAGCCCGTGGACGACGAACATGCGCCGCTGCTCGCCTGTCTCGCCGATGGCGAAGCGTGGTCCAGTTCCGCGCTGGCGCTTGCGCTGAACGCGAGCCAGCGCACGGTGCAGCGCGCGCTGGAAACGCTGGCGGCGTCGGGCAAGGTGCAGTCGCTCGGGCGTGGACGCGCGCGCCGCTGGCTCGCGCCGCCCGCGCCGGGATTCGCGTCGGCGTTGTTACTCCCTGCCGATCTCGCGAGCGGCTAG
- a CDS encoding DUF899 domain-containing protein, with amino-acid sequence MTTHITATRDDWLAARLDLLKAEKDLTRRSDELARQRRALPWVRIDKTYRFDTEAGDATLADLFGGRSQLLVYHFMFGPDWSAGCPSCSSIADGFDGFAVHLAHHDVALWAVSRASIDKLTAYKNRMGWRFPWASARNGEFNYDFNVSFTEEQQRAGDIEYNFARGGHAMDMKDAPEPVKAFAAQCGTDAPTFTRDRPGMSAFAMEDGAVYYTYSAYARGLDALWGMYQWLDRAPKGRNENGNWWKRHDEYAD; translated from the coding sequence ATGACGACTCACATCACCGCAACACGCGACGACTGGCTCGCCGCGCGGCTCGATCTGCTGAAAGCCGAGAAGGACCTCACGCGCAGAAGCGACGAACTTGCGCGGCAGCGTCGGGCCTTACCGTGGGTGCGCATCGACAAGACGTATCGCTTCGATACCGAAGCGGGCGATGCCACACTCGCGGACCTCTTCGGCGGGCGCTCGCAACTGCTTGTCTATCACTTCATGTTCGGGCCGGACTGGAGCGCGGGATGCCCGTCGTGCTCGTCCATTGCGGATGGCTTCGACGGCTTCGCCGTGCATCTCGCGCATCATGATGTCGCGTTGTGGGCGGTCTCCCGTGCCTCCATCGACAAGCTGACGGCCTATAAAAACCGCATGGGATGGCGCTTTCCGTGGGCGTCCGCGAGAAATGGCGAGTTCAATTACGACTTCAACGTGTCGTTCACGGAAGAGCAACAGCGCGCAGGCGATATCGAATACAACTTCGCGCGCGGCGGCCACGCGATGGACATGAAAGACGCGCCGGAACCCGTGAAGGCGTTCGCCGCCCAGTGCGGCACCGACGCGCCGACCTTTACCCGCGACCGCCCCGGCATGAGTGCATTCGCGATGGAGGACGGCGCGGTGTACTACACGTATTCGGCCTATGCGCGCGGCCTCGATGCACTGTGGGGCATGTATCAGTGGCTCGACCGCGCGCCGAAAGGGCGCAATGAAAACGGCAACTGGTGGAAGCGCCATGACGAATACGCTGATTGA
- a CDS encoding DUF2182 domain-containing protein: MTNTLIERAMRAFIVAHGNERRALAAMHVFAFMLSAAVLVACHAAMPSMNWTRPCGATALGAAAAFVGMWTIMMTAMMLPSFAHTLWLYRASRVAPLALMTAGYVTAWSIAGMAMYWLGASSSTLFLAKPVTAGAVLFLAGMVQSSQWKARWLARCRSPVPRSLTVRDAYGHGTRHGLQCLASCAGLTVALCVAGMTNASPIAAVTLAIAAERMLPHGERLARYIGVIVIVLGMARMLDAST, from the coding sequence ATGACGAATACGCTGATTGAGCGGGCCATGCGCGCGTTCATCGTCGCGCACGGAAACGAACGACGCGCACTCGCCGCGATGCACGTCTTCGCATTCATGTTGAGCGCCGCGGTTCTCGTTGCGTGCCATGCGGCAATGCCGTCGATGAACTGGACGCGTCCTTGCGGCGCGACGGCGCTCGGCGCGGCGGCGGCGTTCGTCGGCATGTGGACCATCATGATGACCGCCATGATGCTGCCGTCTTTTGCGCACACGCTATGGCTTTACCGCGCGTCGCGCGTGGCACCGCTTGCGCTGATGACGGCGGGCTACGTCACGGCATGGTCGATCGCGGGCATGGCGATGTATTGGCTCGGTGCTTCGTCGAGCACGCTCTTTCTCGCGAAACCAGTGACAGCCGGCGCGGTGCTCTTTCTCGCGGGCATGGTGCAATCGAGCCAATGGAAGGCGCGTTGGCTCGCGCGTTGCCGCTCACCGGTGCCGCGTAGCCTGACGGTGCGTGATGCTTACGGTCATGGCACCCGGCACGGCTTGCAGTGTCTTGCATCTTGCGCGGGCCTTACAGTAGCTTTATGCGTCGCGGGCATGACGAACGCCAGCCCCATCGCTGCGGTGACGCTCGCCATCGCCGCCGAGCGCATGCTGCCTCATGGCGAGCGGCTGGCCCGGTACATCGGCGTGAT